From a single Gavia stellata isolate bGavSte3 chromosome 15, bGavSte3.hap2, whole genome shotgun sequence genomic region:
- the FCSK gene encoding L-fucose kinase: MAAEWSVLLLTCQRGGCVSAFQRELEARRLRGGLGPRPPALLLAVEDPWARLGSGGATLNALLVAAEHLSARAGCTVVSSDVLREARILILHTGRDFSFDDCGRAFTCLPVEEPGALAEALVCNLDSLLWTMTHRLCVGSPPGVWVCSTDMLLTVPSAPGIDWDGFQGVRVIAVPGSQAYARNHGVYLTDEQGLVHDIIYKGTEAQIQQCAGPDGTVPLVCGVVFFSSDAAEQLLATHVIPPLDACTYLGLDSGAPPIQLSLFFDIVLCMAGGMTEEEFVKGGGDASVRSARSVLWTALRAFPLSMACIPDASYDYMTTSASDHIRSLTLLPGSASHLRFCKTAHSHIDQPCLLEDGSSVTNCLLEGAVRLATGSVIQHCHLQGPLEIGPGCLLSGLTPGCSPALQGCPLHDVVLQGHHVRLHNLPCRVFTLTGRLDDWQSPADEATYLNVPWAEFFHRTGIREGDLWDAEMPRRSRCLLSARLFPVLHACEALGLEDVLWLLAPAAVAGERLARWRAAWRMSWQELLPCLDKAAELGARRALFFLQGQHKVRRVLLGRQDISLLPLARSAVHEGYHEAVLGTLDEVASTAGDAGIAARALACIADVLGCMARGEGGLRSGPAANREWASAFRLLESGDISGGIRELAAERQKWMSRSALLVRAARHYEGAEQILVRQAVMSSCQFVTVGQAELPPLGHWVQVACPARLDLSGGWSDTPPITYEHGGAVVDVAVLVDGCRPIGARVRRIGEPELRLVSLSRTPQSEAAVELVCRELEHLQDYCQPHAPGALLKAAFICTQVVHFPSQKPLRAQLMESFGGGFEVHTWSELPHGSGLGTSSILAGAVMASLYRAAGKAASTESLIHAVLHLEQRLTTGGGWQDQVGGLVPGIKIGRSKAQLPLRVEVEKIPVPDGFTQTLNDHLLLVYTGKTRLARNLLQDVVRNWYARLPSAVQNADALVSNAEECAQALRQGNLSLVGKCLDRYWQQKKCMAPGCEPLAVGRMMDALRPYVYGQCLAGAGGGGFLYVLTKAPRQKEALHQILAKTEGLGNFSIHSIEVDTGGFSVEVVGCNPKDGAHPREDVAV, encoded by the exons ATGGCGGCGGAGTGGAgcgtcctcctcctcacctgccAGCGCGGCGGCTGCGTCTCCGCCTTCCAGCGAG AGCTGGAGGCCCGCCGGCTGAGGGGCGGCCTGGGCCCGCGGCCCCCCgcgctgctgctggctgtggaGGACCCCTGGGCCCGCctgggcagcggcggggccaCCCTCAACGCATTGCTGGTGGCGGCCGAGCACCTCAGCGCCCGGGCGGGCTGCACG gtGGTGAGCTCCGACGTCCTGAGGGAAGCCCGCATCCTCATTCTGCACACG GGCCGTGACTTCTCCTTTGACGACTGTGGCCGGGCCTTCACCTGCCTGCCCGTGGAGGAGCCCGGTGCCCTGGCCGAAGCTCTGGTCTGCAACCTGGACAGCCTGCTGTGGACCATGACCCACCGG CTCTGTGTGGGCTCCCCGCCCGGCGTGTGGGTCTGCAGCACTGACATGCTCCTCACTGTGCCCTCGGCACCAG GGATCGACTGGGACGGCTTCCAGGGTGTCAGAGTGATCGCAGTGCCTGGGAGCCAGGCGTATGCCAGGAACCACGGGGTCTACCTCACCGATGAGCAG GGGCTGGTGCACGACATCATCTACAAAGGCACGGAGGCACAGATCCAGCAGTGTGCAGGGCCTGATGGCACCGTCCCACTG GTCTGCGGGGtggttttcttctcctcagATGCTGCCGAGCAGCTTCTGGCCACCCACGTCATCCCTCCTCTGGACGCCTGCACCTACTTGGGGCTGGACTCAGGGGCACCACCCATCCAG ctctccctcttCTTCGACATCGTGCTGTGCATGGCAGGGGGGATGACGGAGGAGGAGTTCGTGAAGGGTGGTGGTGATGCCAGTGTGAGAAGTGCCCGCTCTGTGCTGTGGACAGCTCTCCGTGCCTTCCCTCTTAGCATGG CGTGCATCCCTGATGCGTCCTACGACTACATGACCACCTCTGCGAGCGACCACATCCGCAGCCTGACGCTCCTGCCCGGCTCTGCCAGCCACCTCCGCTTCTGCAAAACAGCCCATTCCCACATCGAC cagccctgtcTCCTGGAGGACGGCTCTTCGGTCACCAACTGCTTGCTGGAAGGAGCCGTGCGGCTGGCGACCGGCAGTGTCATCCAGCACTGTCACCTCCAG GGTCCCCTGGAGATCGGTCCTGGCTGTCTCCTCTCAGGCCTCACCCCAGGCTGCTCGCCAGCCCTGCAGGGCTGTCCCCTGCACGACGTTGTCCTGCAGGGCCACCACGTCCGGCTGCACAACCTGCCCTGCCGCGTGTTCACTCTCACCGGCCGCCTCGACGACTGGCAG agccctgccgACGAGGCCACCTACTTGAACGTGCCCTGGGCTGAGTTTTTCCATCGGACAGGCATACG GGAAGGGGACCTTTGGGACGCCGAGATGCCGCGGAGGAGCCGCTGCCTGCTCAGTGCCCGGCTCTTCCCGGTGCTGCACGCCTGCGAGgcgctggggctggaggacgTGCTGTGGTTGCTGGCCCCGGCAGCGGTGGCCGGTGAGCGGCTGGCACGCTGGCGGGCGGCCTGGCGCAtgtcctggcaggagctgctgccctgcctggaCAAGGCGGCCGAGCTGGGCGCCCGCCGGGCCCTCTTCTTCCTGCAGGGCCAGCACAAGGTGCGGCGGGTGCTGCTGGGGCGCCAGGACATCAGCCTCCTGCCGCTTGCCCGCAGCGCCGTCCACGAGGGCTACCACGAGGCTGTGCTGGGCACACTGGACGAGG ttgCCTCCACGGCCGGTGATGCTGGCATCGCGGCCCGGGCGCTCGCCTGCATCGCCgatgtcctgggctgcatggcGCGAGGGGAAGGGGGCTTGCGGAGCGGGCCTGCTGCCAACAGGGAGTGGGCCTCGGCTTTCAGGCTCCTGGAGAGTGGGGACATTTCCGGTGGCATCCGGGAGTTGGCTGCTGAGCGGCAGAAGTGGatgagcag GTCGGCTCTGCTGGTGAGAGCGGCTCGGCATTACGAGGGGGCCGAGCAGATCCTTGTGCGGCAGGCAGTGATGTCCTCATGCCAGTTTGTCACCGTGGGGCAGGCGGAGCTGCCACCCTTGGGGCACTGGGTGCAGGTGGCATGTCCGGCCCGCCTGGACCTCTCCG GTGGCTGGAGCGACACCCCCCCTATCACGTATGAGCATGGGGGGGCTGTGGTGGACGTGGCGGTGCTGGTGGACGGGTGCCGGCCCATCGGTGCCCGGGTGCGGCGCATCGGTGAGCCAGAGCTGCGCCTCGTCAGCCTCAGCAGGACGCCACAGAGCGAGGCGGCGGTGGAGCTGGTGTGCCGGGAGCTGGAGCACTTGCAGGATTACTGCCAGCCGCACGCACCAG GAGCCTTGCTCAAAGCTGCCTTCATCTGCACCCAGGTCGTGCACTTCCCCTCGCAGAAACCCCTGCGGGCCCAGCTGATGGAGAGCTTCGGGGGTGGGTTTGAGGTGCACACCTGGTCCGAACTGCCCCACGGGTCTGGCCTCG GcaccagcagcatcctggcAGGAGCGGTGATGGCATCGCTGTACCGGGCGGCCGGGAAGGCGGCCAGCACCGAGTCCCTCATCCACGCCGTGCTGCACCTGGAGCAGAGGCTCACGACAG GCGGCGGTTGGCAGGACCAGGTCGGTGGGCTCGTGCCCGGCATCAAAATCGGGAGGTCGAAGGCCCAGCTGCCGCTCAGGGTGGAGGTGGAGAAGATCCCGGTGCCCGATGGTTTTACGCAGACCCTCAACGATCACTTGCTGCTGGTGTACACGGGAAAGACTCGCCTGGCCCGCAACCTGCTCCAG GATGTGGTAAGGAACTGGTACGCCAGGCTGCCCTCCGCCGTGCAAAACGCTGATGCGCTGGTGAGCAACGCCGAGGAGTGTGCCCAGGCCTTGAGGCAAG GTAACCTCTCGCTCGTCGGCAAGTGTCTGGACCGCTACTGGCAGCAGAAGAAATGCATGGCCCCTGGGTGCGAGCCACTGGCTGTCGGGCGTATGATGGATGCTCTCCGGCCCTACGTCTACGGGCAGTGCTTGGCTGGGGCCGGCGGTGGCGGCTTCCTTTACGTCCTAACCAAAGCCCCTCGGCAGAAAGAAGCTTTGCACCAAATTCTAGCAAAAACTGAG gGACTGGGCAACTTCAGCATCCACAGCATCGAAGTGGACACAGGCGGTTTCTCTGTGGAGGTTGTGGGATGCAATCCAAAGGACGGTGCTCACCCCAGAGAGGACGTGGCTGTGTGA